One Nicotiana sylvestris chromosome 12, ASM39365v2, whole genome shotgun sequence genomic window carries:
- the LOC104221937 gene encoding cellulose synthase-like protein D3, whose protein sequence is MAGRSFKPSDSQQAKPPGVTFARRTSSGRYVNLSRDSLDSEISALEFANYTVHMPPTPDNQPFDPSISRRVEEQYVSNSLFSGGYNSATRAHMMDKVIDSETNHPQMAGTKGSSCAIQGCDGKVMSDGRGEDILPCECDFKICQDCYVDAVKTGDGICPGCKEPYKNTDLTENDVDPSRQPLSLPSNVGMSKMDRRLSVMRSANKSALVRSESGLMRSHTGDFDHNRWLFETKGTYGYGNAIWPQDEGFGNEKDDDIGEHSELLNKPWRPLTRKLNIPAAVLSPYRLLILIRIVVLGLFLQWRVSHPNNDAIWLWYMSIICEIWFAFSWLLDQLPKLCPVNRATDLSVLKEKFETPSPANPTGKSDLPGMDVFVSTADPEKEPPLVTSNTILSILATDYPVEKLSCYVSDDGGALLTFEAMAEAASFANIWVPFCRKHDIEPRNPESYFSLKRDPYKNKVRQDFVKDRRRVKREYDEFKVRINGLPDSIRRRSDAYNAREEIKALKLQRERAGDEPLEPIKITKATWMADGTHWPGTWMAAAPEHSKGDHAGIIQVMLKPPSDESLHGGTTADGSMIDFTEVDIRLPMLVYVSREKRPGYDHNKKAGAMNALVRASAVMSNGPFILNLDCDHYIYNSQAIREGMCFMMDRGGDRICYVQFPQRFEGIDPSDRYANHNTVFFDVNMRALDGLQGPVYVGTGCLFRRIALYGFDPPRAKDYHPGCCSCCFGRRKNKASVADEKRALRMGDDDEEMDLALFPKRFGNSNVLVESIPVAEFQGRPLADHPAVKNGRPPGALTIPRELLDASTVAEAISVISCWYEDKTEWGNRVGWIYGSVTEDVVTGYRMHNRGWRSIYCVTKRDAFRGTAPINLTDRLHQVLRWATGSVEIFFSRNNAFLASPKMKILQRIAYLNVGIYPFTSIFLIVYCFLPALSLFSGQFIVQSLNITFLVYLLVISLTLCMLAILEIKWSGIALEEWWRNEQFWLIGGTSAHLAAVLQGLLKVVAGIEISFTLTSKSAGDENDDEFADLYIIKWTSLMIPPITIMMVNLVAIAVGFSRTIYSTIPQWSRLLGGVFFSFWVLAHLYPFAKGLMGRRGRTPTIVFVWSGLIAITISLLWVAINPPAGTTEIGGSFQFP, encoded by the exons ATGGCTGGAAGATCCTTCAAACCTTCAGACTCACAGCAAGCTAAGCCTCCGGGTGTGACCTTTGCGAGGAGAACTTCATCGGGCCGATATGTGAACTTATCTAGGGACTCCCTGGATAGTGAGATTAGCGCTCTTGAGTTTGCGAACTATACAGTGCATATGCCTCCGACACCTGATAATCAACCTTTTGATCCTTCCATTTCACGGAGGGTTGAAGAACAGTACGTGTCGAATTCCTTGTTTAGTGGTGGTTATAACAGTGCGACTCGTGCACATATGATGGATAAGGTGATTGACTCGGAAACCAATCATCCTCAGATGGCTGGTACTAAAGGGTCATCTTGCGCTATACAAGGTTGTGATGGAAAAGTCATGAGTGATGGGAGGGGTGAAGATATTCTTCCTTGCGAATGTGATTTTAAAATTTGCCAAGATTGTTATGTTGATGCTGTGAAAACTGGTGACGGGATTTGTCCCGGTTGTAAAGAGCCATACAAGAACACTGATTTGACTGAAAATGATGTTGATCCCTCTAGACAACCTTTGTCTTTACCTTCAAATGTTGGGATGTCTAAAATGGATAGGAGGTTGTCAGTGATGAGATCAGCTAATAAGTCAGCCCTTGTAAGGAGCGAGTCGGGGTTGATGAGGAGTCATACCGGGGATTTTGATCATAATAGATGGTTATTTGAGACGAAAGGAACATATGGATATGGGAATGCTATATGGCCACAGGATGAGGGATTTGGAAATGAGAAAGATGATGACATTGGTGAGCATTCTGAACTTCTCAACAAGCCGTGGAGGCCACTTACACGTAAGCTGAACATACCTGCTGCAGTTCTCAGCCCATACCG GCTTTTGATTTTAATTCGTATTGTTGTACTCGGACTTTTTCTTCAATGGAGGGTCAGTCATCCCAACAATGATGCTATATGGCTGTGGTATATGTCCATAATCTGTGAGATATGGTTTGCATTTTCGTGGCTACTCGACCAGCTTCCAAAGTTATGCCCCGTCAATCGTGCTACTGATCTCAGTGTTTTAAAAGAGAAGTTTGAAACTCCGTCTCCCGCCAATCCCACTGGAAAATCTGATCTTCCAGGAATGGATGTATTTGTTTCTACAGCAGATCCAGAGAAAGAGCCACCACTAGTTACATCAAATACAATACTGTCTATTCTTGCAACGGATTACCCTGTGGAAAAACTTTCTTGTTATGTATCCGATGATGGAGGTGCTCTTTTGACTTTTGAAGCAATGGCGGAAGCTGCAAGTTTTGCTAACATTTGGGTCCCTTTTTGTCGTAAACATGATATCGAACCAAGGAATCCAGAGAGTTACTTCAGCTTGAAGAGAGACCCTTACAAGAACAAAGTACGTCAAGATTTTGTCAAGGACCGTAGACGTGTTAAGCGTGAATACGATGAATTTAAGGTTCGTATCAATGGCCTTCCTGATTCAATTCGTCGGCGTTCTGATGCCTATAATGCTCGAGAGGAAATCAAGGCTTTGAAGCTTCAAAGAGAAAGAGCTGGTGACGAACCTTTGGAACCCATCAAGATAACTAAGGCCACTTGGATGGCAGATGGAACTCACTGGCCCGGAACTTGGATGGCAGCTGCTCCCGAGCACTCTAAGGGTGATCATGCTGGAATCATACAG GTGATGTTAAAACCTCCAAGTGACGAATCGTTGCACGGTGGTACAACTGCTGACGGCAGTATGATTGATTTTACAGAAGTTGATATTCGGCTCCCCATGCTGGTATATGTTTCTCGTGAGAAGCGTCCTGGTTATGATCACAACAAGAAGGCTGGAGCCATGAACGCATTGGTCCGAGCATCAGCTGTCATGTCCAATGGCCCTTTTATTCTAAACCTTGACTGTGACCACTACATCTACAACTCACAAGCAATAAGGGAAGGCATGTGTTTTATGATGGACCGAGGAGGGGATCGTATTTGTTATGTCCAATTTCCTCAGCGGTTTGAGGGGATTGATCCTTCTGATCGCTACGCAAATCACAATACTGTTTTCTTTGATGTGAATATGCGTGCCCTGGACGGCCTTCAAGGTCCAGTTTATGTGGGGACCGGTTGCCTCTTCCGTAGGATTGCTCTTTATGGTTTTGACCCACCACGAGCAAAGGACTACCACCCTGGTTGCTGCAGCTGTTGCTTTGGTCGGCGCAAGAATAAAGCCAGCGTCGCTGATGAAAAGAGGGCGCTTAGAATGGGTGATGATGATGAGGAAATGGATCTTGCTTTGTTTCCTAAAAGATTTGGTAACTCCAATGTCCTCGTTGAATCGATCCCAGTGGCCGAATTCCAAGGTAGACCACTGGCCGATCACCCTGCTGTAAAGAACGGAAGACCTCCTGGTGCACTAACTATTCCAAGAGAGCTCCTTGATGCTTCCACTGTTGCCGAAGCAATCAGTGTCATTTCGTGTTGGTACGAAGACAAAACCGAATGGGGAAACAGAGTTGGATGGATTTATGGCTCAGTCACTGAAGATGTGGTAACAGGTTATAGGATGCACAATAGGGGTTGGAGATCTATATATTGTGTGACGAAAAGAGATGCATTCCGCGGCACTGCACCAATCAATCTGACTGACAGGCTTCACCAGGTCCTACGATGGGCTACTGGTTCTGTCGAAATCTTCTTCTCAAGGAATAATGCGTTTCTGGCTAGTCCGAAGATGAAGATTTTACAACGGATCGCCTACCTCAACGTTGGCATCTACCCCTTCACCTCAATATTCCTGATTGTCTACTGCTTCCTCCCGGCACTCTCACTTTTCTCGGGTCAATTCATCGTCCAGAGCCTTAATATCACCTTTCTCGTGTATCTCCTTGTCATCTCATTAACTCTCTGCATGCTTGCTATTCTTGAGATCAAGTGGTCCGGCATTGCTTTGGAAGAGTGGTGGCGTAATGAGCAATTTTGGTTAATCGGAGGGACAAGTGCTCATCTTGCTGCTGTACTTCAGGGGCTGCTAAAAGTGGTTGCTGGCATAGAGATTTCATTCACTCTAACGTCGAAATCTGCTGGTGATGAAAACGACGATGAGTTTGCTGATCTCTATATCATCAAATGGACATCCTTGATGATTCCACCTATTACAATCATGATGGTAAACTTAGTCGCGATAGCAGTTGGTTTCAGCCGGACAATATATAGCACGATACCACAATGGAGTCGTTTGCTAGGTGGCGTTTTCTTCAGCTTTTGGGTGTTGGCGCATCTCTATCCTTTCGCGAAAGGACTGATGGGACGAAGAGGAAGAACGCCAACGATTGTTTTCGTCTGGTCTGGACTTATTGCCATCACCATTTCACTTCTTTGGGTTGCAATCAATCCTCCAGCAGGTACCACTGAAATTGGAGGTTCATTTCAGTTCCCTTAA
- the LOC104221938 gene encoding bZIP transcription factor 16-like, translating into MGSSEMDKSSKEAKEAKEPKTPNSQEQASTTTAGSVNPDWSGFQAYSPMPPHGFMASSPQAHPYMWGVQQFMPPYGTPPHPYVAMYPHGGIYAHPSMPPGSYPFSPFAMASPNGVTEAAVSNPGNAEVDGKSSEGKEKLPIKRSKGSLGSLNMITGKNNGPGKTSGASANGVYSKSAESGSEGSSEGSDANSQNESPMNSGGGQDSADTSQNGNAAHGSQNGGTGGAPHSMINQTMAIAPISAAAAGGIPGPTTNLNIGMDYWGAATASSIPAIHGNVPSASVAGGLVAAGSRDSAQSHIWIQDERELKRQRRKQSNRESARRSRLRKQAECDELAQRAEVLREENSSLRAEVSRIRSEYEQLLAQNASLKERLGEVPGEDDPRTSRDDQLLGKKAQHSSQKESEQGS; encoded by the exons ATGGGTAGCAGTGAGATGGATAAATCCTCAAAGGAGGCAAAGGAAGCAAAAGAGCCGAAGACTCCCAATTCACAG GAGCAGGCTTCTACTACTACCGCCGGCTCAGTCAATCCAGATTGGTCTGGCTTTCAG GCATATTCTCCTATGCCTCCACATGGGTTTATGGCATCAAGTCCTCAAGCACACCCTTATATGTGGGGAGTTCAG CAATTTATGCCACCCTATGGAACTCCACCACATCCATACGTTGCAATGTATCCCCATGGCGGCATATATGCTCATCCATCAATGCCTCCG GGATCTTACCCTTTCAGCCCTTTTGCGATGGCTTCCCCAAATGGTGTCACTGAAGCTGCA GTTAGCAACCCTGGTAATGCTGAAGTAGATGGTAAGTCATCCGAGGGAAAGGAAAAATTGCCCATTAAGAGATCTAAGGGAAGCTTGGGTAGTTTGAATATGATCACCGGGAAGAACAATGGACCTGGTAAGACATCTGGAGCATCTGCCAATGGAGTCTATTCTAAAAG TGCCGAGAGTGGAAGTGAAGGGTCAAGTGAAGGAAGTGACGCAAATTCTCAGAAT GAGTCACCAATGAATTCAGGAGGCGGGCAAGATTCAG CTGACACATCTCAAAATGGAAATGCTGCACATGGTTCCCAGAATGGAGGGACTGGCGGCGCTCCTCATTCAATGATTAACCAAACTATGGCAATCGCCCCGATATCAGCTGCTGCGGCGGGAGGTATTCCTGGACCCACAACCAACTTGAATATTGGTATGGATTACTGGGGTGCTGCCACCGCATCATCTATTCCTGCAATACACGGAAATGTACCTTCTGCTTCAGTTGCTGGAGGGTTGGTTGCTGCTGGATCACGAGATAGCGCTCAATCACATATTTGGATTCAG GACGAAAGGGAGCTTAAGCGGCAGAGAAGAAAACAGTCCAACAGGGAATCTGCTCGTCGATCTAGGTTACGAAAGCAG GCAGAGTGTGATGAACTTGCGCAGCGTGCTGAAGTTCTAAGGGAAGAAAATTCCTCTCTTAGAGCTGAAGTGAGTCGTATCAGGAGTGAGTATGAGCAACTTCTTGCTCAGAATGCATCTCTTAAG GAGAGACTTGGGGAAGTTCCAGGGGAAGATGATCCAAGAACTAGTCGAGATGACCAACTTCTGGGCAAAAAAGCCCAGCATTCTTCACAAAAGGAGTCCGAGCAGGGTAGCTAA